A genomic region of Lachnoclostridium edouardi contains the following coding sequences:
- a CDS encoding DUF554 domain-containing protein yields MFPTGVLINIMAVAGGGLLGAAAGHKLSGQFKTELTGIFGICAMTMGINAIVLMENMPAVIFSVIVGTALGIVVHLGELINKAAVVIQKVISHLSKTDKGETNTENSTLLVTVIVLFCASGTGIYGCIDSGMTGNHTILLSKSIMDFFSALIFACQLGPAVSVVAVLQMIVFLILFFFSGMIYPMASSTMINDFKACGGVLLLATGFRMLNLKSFPIADMIPAMALVMPCSWLWTNFVMPYLQ; encoded by the coding sequence ATGTTTCCTACAGGAGTATTAATTAACATAATGGCAGTTGCCGGCGGCGGACTTTTAGGCGCGGCAGCTGGCCATAAGTTAAGCGGGCAATTTAAAACAGAGCTGACAGGTATATTTGGTATATGCGCTATGACTATGGGGATTAATGCTATTGTGCTGATGGAAAATATGCCAGCAGTTATTTTCTCTGTTATTGTAGGCACTGCATTGGGGATTGTTGTCCATTTAGGAGAGTTGATTAATAAAGCTGCCGTCGTGATACAGAAAGTTATTTCTCATTTATCTAAGACAGATAAAGGTGAAACCAATACTGAAAATTCCACCTTACTTGTGACAGTGATTGTACTGTTCTGCGCAAGTGGTACAGGTATTTATGGCTGTATAGACTCAGGCATGACAGGGAACCACACGATTTTGCTTTCAAAATCAATTATGGATTTTTTCTCTGCTCTTATTTTTGCATGTCAGCTGGGGCCTGCTGTATCTGTGGTTGCTGTTTTACAAATGATAGTTTTCCTTATTTTGTTTTTCTTTTCCGGAATGATTTATCCAATGGCCTCTTCCACAATGATAAATGATTTTAAAGCTTGCGGCGGCGTGCTGCTGTTGGCTACAGGATTTCGTATGCTGAATTTGAAATCCTTTCCTATTGCAGATATGATTCCGGCCATGGCGTTGGTTATGCCTTGCAGCTGGCTGTGGACAAATTTCGTTATGCCTTATCTGCAATAA
- a CDS encoding alpha/beta hydrolase, with translation MSEKIWKEISLTAEEQKLVDEIRLGGAGRSLPQEMLNQYHVGKEWDMEIETRVGKTLVHMYWPEGGEEKKLPLFINFHGGGFLKGRRDQDIVFCRNICSKAGVALADVDYIPAPAMRYPGQLYAGFDVLQYMAEHGEEWNINVDKIAVGGHSAGGSLTAGLVLKAIQEKKFVPALQSIDYAPVDMSEPTLSKRNCDSNPKIPVWKMEFYNKMYMEPEDMKDIFASPLLAPDELLSKEPPTVVMYCDSDVFCDEDAAFADRLMKLGVPVYAKRFMNSAHGFLIQRRDEYETGEKMLVQALRSLLL, from the coding sequence ATGAGTGAAAAAATATGGAAAGAAATAAGCTTAACGGCTGAGGAACAAAAGCTGGTAGATGAAATTCGCCTGGGAGGAGCAGGAAGAAGTCTTCCCCAGGAAATGCTGAATCAGTATCACGTGGGAAAAGAATGGGATATGGAAATTGAAACTAGAGTGGGAAAAACGTTAGTTCATATGTACTGGCCTGAAGGCGGTGAAGAAAAGAAACTGCCCCTTTTCATCAATTTTCACGGCGGCGGTTTTTTAAAGGGAAGAAGGGATCAGGATATTGTATTCTGCCGCAATATTTGCAGCAAAGCAGGAGTTGCTCTGGCAGATGTAGACTATATTCCTGCTCCTGCCATGCGTTATCCGGGCCAGCTGTATGCAGGCTTTGATGTTCTTCAGTATATGGCAGAACATGGAGAAGAATGGAACATAAATGTGGATAAAATTGCTGTAGGAGGCCACAGCGCCGGCGGAAGTCTTACGGCGGGACTTGTTTTAAAAGCGATCCAGGAAAAAAAGTTTGTGCCGGCTCTTCAAAGCATCGACTATGCGCCTGTAGACATGTCGGAGCCTACGCTTTCTAAAAGAAACTGCGATTCTAATCCTAAAATACCTGTGTGGAAAATGGAATTTTATAATAAGATGTATATGGAACCTGAAGATATGAAAGATATTTTCGCCAGCCCTCTTTTGGCTCCGGACGAACTGCTTTCAAAGGAGCCGCCTACTGTTGTGATGTATTGTGATTCAGATGTTTTTTGCGACGAGGACGCTGCTTTTGCAGACCGTTTAATGAAGTTGGGAGTTCCCGTTTATGCAAAACGTTTTATGAACAGCGCTCACGGATTTTTGATTCAGCGAAGAGACGAATATGAAACAGGTGAAAAAATGCTGGTTCAGGCATTGAGAAGTCTTTTACTGTAA
- a CDS encoding MBL fold metallo-hydrolase, whose translation MNETVSSKAMKFRWINGQCFEIQLPNGIHILTDPFMPSVSNQAGLSENMRKAYEIQTPFSPEDIEGADYIILNHTHGDHILQLEEIAAKFHSKVIVQSAMTMELAKKTKLTLTDIYPVDLNGTYYFPGFQLITFHGTHHPAKGSIYVERERMMTDFPEEMQEISAWGCLFNMNFILQTDENISVAFVGGDVDGDYKIFEQYHPQMILRNKLHSSDTEYDVAGQWSSYLEKSKALLMVPMHHEKWLNLKPGYTDQLVQDMNCILASHNSPARVLNPERTQWYSLNLSIVKIENGE comes from the coding sequence ATGAATGAAACAGTTTCATCTAAAGCAATGAAATTCCGCTGGATTAACGGGCAGTGTTTTGAAATTCAGCTGCCAAATGGAATCCATATTCTCACAGATCCGTTTATGCCTTCTGTAAGCAATCAGGCAGGATTGTCAGAAAATATGAGAAAAGCATATGAGATTCAGACTCCTTTTTCACCAGAGGATATTGAGGGGGCAGACTATATTATTTTAAATCACACTCATGGAGATCACATTCTCCAATTAGAAGAAATTGCAGCTAAATTTCATTCAAAAGTAATTGTGCAGTCTGCTATGACTATGGAGTTAGCCAAGAAAACAAAGCTGACCTTGACGGATATTTATCCTGTGGATTTAAACGGGACTTATTATTTTCCTGGCTTCCAACTTATTACCTTTCACGGAACTCATCATCCGGCGAAAGGGTCAATTTATGTGGAGAGAGAGCGTATGATGACAGATTTTCCTGAAGAAATGCAGGAGATTTCAGCCTGGGGATGCTTGTTTAACATGAATTTTATTTTACAGACAGATGAAAATATATCAGTTGCATTTGTAGGAGGGGATGTAGACGGAGATTATAAAATATTTGAACAATATCATCCTCAGATGATTCTGCGGAACAAGCTTCACAGCTCAGATACAGAATATGACGTAGCCGGTCAGTGGAGCAGCTACCTGGAGAAAAGTAAGGCTCTTCTTATGGTGCCTATGCACCATGAAAAATGGCTGAATTTAAAACCTGGATATACGGACCAGCTGGTTCAGGATATGAATTGTATTCTGGCCTCTCACAACAGCCCTGCCAGAGTTTTAAATCCGGAAAGGACTCAGTGGTACAGTTTGAATTTAAGTATTGTAAAAATAGAAAACGGAGAATGA
- a CDS encoding 2-hydroxycarboxylate transporter family protein: protein MGKLNDFKIMGIKLPMYLIMFVIVAFAMGTGGLGSDVLSTMVYLALLGGILYEIGDRIPIFNKWIGGGAMLAIMFPSWMVYMDMIPEQYVESAVLFYDTISWQTLYICMLMAGSLLMIERKTLIRSLVRYIPTVCVGIVTAAIFGIGAGMIMGYSIPELMTFYVLPIMGGGNGAGAIPMSQIYEQVTGGNKDGYYSAALAILTLANTLCIIVGALLNGIGNKLKWSTGDGTQLMRKSAGDDGGDKEDELPKATMSDIASTIGYVGVIYAVSLIFAKVLLPDIAGIPIHQYAYFVVFLALANIFKLIPPENKSGIKTFTRFISRPLGAMGFAGIGIVMTDWGEFVGAISLQNLAICLAVVIGAVVGTAICGWFVGFYPVDSAITAGLCMANRGGGGDLVVLGAANRMELMSYAAISSRLGGGLVLVLAGIVFSVLY, encoded by the coding sequence ATGGGGAAATTAAATGATTTTAAGATTATGGGAATTAAGCTTCCAATGTATTTAATCATGTTTGTAATCGTTGCATTTGCCATGGGAACAGGAGGACTAGGCAGTGATGTGCTGTCGACAATGGTTTATCTTGCTCTTTTAGGAGGAATTCTTTATGAAATCGGCGACCGTATTCCGATTTTTAACAAATGGATAGGCGGAGGCGCTATGTTGGCTATTATGTTTCCGTCCTGGATGGTTTATATGGATATGATACCGGAACAATATGTAGAATCTGCGGTTTTATTTTACGATACAATCAGCTGGCAGACCTTATATATTTGTATGCTGATGGCAGGTTCCCTGCTTATGATTGAAAGGAAAACATTAATTCGTTCTCTTGTTCGCTACATACCTACAGTCTGTGTCGGTATTGTGACCGCGGCTATATTTGGAATCGGAGCAGGAATGATTATGGGCTATTCTATTCCGGAATTAATGACATTTTATGTGCTGCCTATTATGGGCGGAGGAAACGGAGCAGGCGCTATTCCTATGAGCCAGATTTATGAGCAGGTAACTGGAGGCAATAAGGATGGTTATTATTCGGCGGCCCTTGCCATTCTCACGCTGGCAAACACTCTTTGCATTATTGTGGGAGCATTACTTAACGGTATAGGAAATAAGTTAAAATGGTCAACTGGAGACGGAACCCAGCTGATGAGAAAAAGCGCCGGAGACGATGGTGGAGATAAAGAGGATGAGCTGCCAAAAGCAACTATGTCGGACATTGCAAGTACTATTGGATATGTAGGAGTAATTTATGCTGTATCGCTTATTTTTGCAAAGGTTCTGCTTCCGGATATTGCCGGGATACCAATCCACCAGTATGCATATTTCGTAGTATTTCTTGCGTTGGCTAATATATTTAAGCTGATTCCTCCGGAAAATAAAAGCGGTATTAAAACATTTACACGTTTTATTTCCAGGCCATTAGGAGCTATGGGATTTGCAGGTATAGGAATTGTTATGACTGACTGGGGAGAATTTGTTGGAGCCATCAGCCTTCAGAATCTTGCAATTTGTCTGGCAGTTGTAATAGGAGCCGTAGTAGGAACTGCAATCTGTGGATGGTTTGTGGGATTTTATCCGGTGGATTCTGCTATTACAGCAGGTCTTTGCATGGCGAACAGAGGCGGCGGAGGCGACCTTGTTGTCCTTGGAGCCGCAAATCGTATGGAACTGATGAGCTATGCCGCCATTTCTTCCAGATTAGGAGGAGGACTTGTGCTTGTCCTGGCAGGTATTGTATTTTCCGTGCTTTATTAA
- a CDS encoding LysR family transcriptional regulator, translating into MNIEDIREFYVLSVTNSFSETAEQLFTTQSSISKHLKRLEDEIGTPLFTRTSRKVKLNEAGKVFFTYAEKFLSLQDELVQAMSEHVTPSLSTLNIAVFSSMSLYEIPELITAFHQEYPFVSTRLIEARVDNMISMLMDGTCNVAFFREGSSIPLDSIEKIPFYTDKVTAVMGKGHSYEAFDTIPLKKLAEAPILAAGTNNNLYKSIVTALKKTGKQPNFIYLGHSYDNILGLAKQGAGIALTINQSAKALPADTFSIRPLSPEITSNIYVLYRKDQKLSPQVKNFIRFVKNIN; encoded by the coding sequence ATGAATATAGAAGATATAAGAGAATTTTATGTACTTTCTGTCACTAACAGTTTTAGTGAAACAGCAGAACAGCTATTTACCACTCAAAGTAGTATTTCCAAACATTTAAAGCGGCTGGAGGATGAAATTGGAACGCCGCTTTTTACCAGAACCAGCAGAAAAGTAAAACTAAACGAAGCAGGAAAAGTATTTTTTACTTATGCAGAGAAGTTTTTAAGCCTGCAGGACGAGCTTGTGCAAGCTATGTCAGAACATGTGACCCCCTCCCTTTCCACACTGAATATTGCAGTATTTTCCTCTATGTCGCTTTATGAAATTCCGGAATTAATCACTGCCTTTCACCAGGAATATCCCTTTGTCAGCACACGACTGATAGAGGCCCGTGTAGACAATATGATATCTATGTTAATGGACGGAACATGTAATGTAGCCTTTTTCCGTGAAGGATCTTCTATTCCTTTAGACAGTATTGAAAAAATTCCTTTTTACACCGACAAAGTCACAGCTGTTATGGGCAAAGGACATTCATATGAAGCCTTTGACACAATTCCTCTGAAAAAACTGGCGGAAGCTCCAATTTTGGCAGCCGGAACTAATAATAATTTGTATAAATCCATTGTAACTGCCTTGAAAAAGACTGGAAAACAACCGAATTTTATATACCTGGGACACAGCTATGACAATATCCTCGGGCTGGCGAAGCAGGGCGCTGGTATTGCTTTAACCATTAATCAGTCTGCAAAAGCTCTCCCTGCAGATACCTTTTCCATCCGTCCGCTTTCCCCGGAAATCACCAGCAATATTTATGTACTTTACAGAAAAGACCAAAAGCTTTCCCCACAGGTGAAAAATTTTATTCGGTTTGTGAAAAATATAAATTAA
- the tsf gene encoding translation elongation factor Ts, producing MAAITAAMVKELREVTGAGMMDCKKALAATEGDMDKAVEFLREKGLATAQKKAGRIAAEGIVYTVVSDDDKKAVVVEVNAETDFVAKNEKFRSYVADVAAQALDTTAADMDAFMAEPWAKDTSVTVKEALAAQISVIGENMNIRRFEQMEEANGFVASYIHAGGKIGVLVDVETDVVNDAVKEMARNVAMQAAALKPLYTSEAEVDAEYLEKEREILTAAAKNEKPDANDKIISGMVAGRIKKELKEICLLDQVYVKAEDGKQSVASYVAEVAKANNAKIAIKKFIRFETGEGLEKKNEDFAAEVAKQMGQ from the coding sequence ATGGCAGCAATTACTGCAGCAATGGTAAAAGAATTAAGAGAAGTTACAGGTGCCGGAATGATGGACTGCAAGAAAGCTCTTGCAGCAACAGAAGGCGATATGGATAAAGCAGTTGAGTTTTTAAGAGAAAAAGGACTGGCAACAGCACAGAAGAAAGCTGGACGTATTGCAGCAGAAGGTATTGTTTACACAGTGGTTTCTGATGATGATAAGAAGGCAGTTGTAGTTGAAGTAAATGCAGAGACAGACTTCGTTGCAAAAAATGAGAAATTCCGTTCATATGTTGCTGATGTTGCAGCTCAGGCTTTAGACACAACAGCAGCAGATATGGATGCTTTTATGGCAGAACCATGGGCAAAAGATACTTCTGTAACTGTTAAAGAAGCTCTTGCAGCACAGATTTCCGTAATCGGCGAAAACATGAACATCAGAAGATTTGAGCAGATGGAGGAGGCTAACGGATTTGTAGCTTCTTACATCCATGCAGGTGGAAAAATCGGCGTTCTGGTTGATGTTGAGACGGACGTAGTAAATGACGCTGTAAAAGAAATGGCAAGAAACGTAGCTATGCAGGCTGCAGCTTTAAAACCACTTTACACAAGCGAAGCTGAAGTAGATGCTGAATATCTGGAAAAAGAGAGAGAAATTCTCACAGCTGCTGCTAAGAATGAAAAACCAGACGCAAATGATAAGATTATCAGCGGTATGGTTGCAGGAAGAATTAAGAAAGAATTGAAAGAAATCTGTCTGTTAGATCAGGTATATGTTAAGGCTGAGGACGGAAAGCAAAGCGTAGCGAGCTACGTTGCTGAAGTTGCAAAAGCTAATAATGCAAAAATTGCAATCAAGAAGTTTATTCGTTTTGAGACAGGCGAAGGCTTAGAGAAAAAGAACGAAGATTTTGCTGCTGAAGTTGCAAAACAGATGGGTCAATAA
- the rpsB gene encoding 30S ribosomal protein S2 gives MSVISMKQLLEAGVHFGHQTRRWNPKMAPYIYTERNGIYIIDLQKSVGKVDEAYKAISDIAGEGGTILFVGTKKQAQDAIKTEAERCGMYFVNERWLGGMLTNFKTIQSRIGRLKEIEAMSEDGTFDVLPKKEVIALKKEWEKLEKNLGGIKDMKRIPDAIFVVDPKKERICVQEAHTLGIPLIGIADTNCDPEELDYVIPGNDDAIRAVKLIVAKMADAVIEANQGEATVDGELEAGAEIFEAEAEQPVEE, from the coding sequence ATGAGCGTTATTTCAATGAAACAGCTTTTGGAAGCAGGTGTACATTTCGGACACCAGACAAGAAGATGGAACCCTAAGATGGCTCCATACATCTACACAGAGAGAAATGGTATTTATATCATTGACTTACAGAAATCTGTAGGAAAAGTTGACGAGGCTTATAAGGCAATTTCTGATATTGCCGGAGAAGGCGGCACAATTCTTTTTGTAGGAACAAAGAAGCAGGCTCAGGATGCAATCAAAACAGAGGCAGAGCGTTGCGGAATGTATTTTGTAAATGAAAGATGGCTGGGCGGAATGCTTACAAACTTTAAAACAATCCAGTCCAGAATCGGCAGACTGAAAGAAATCGAGGCTATGTCTGAGGACGGCACATTTGATGTACTGCCAAAGAAGGAAGTTATTGCTTTAAAGAAAGAGTGGGAGAAATTAGAGAAGAACCTGGGCGGAATTAAAGATATGAAGAGAATCCCAGACGCTATTTTCGTAGTAGATCCTAAGAAAGAGAGAATCTGTGTACAGGAAGCTCATACATTAGGAATCCCGTTAATCGGCATTGCTGATACAAACTGTGATCCAGAAGAGCTGGATTATGTAATTCCTGGAAACGACGACGCAATCAGAGCCGTTAAGCTGATCGTAGCTAAGATGGCAGATGCAGTAATCGAAGCAAACCAGGGTGAAGCTACTGTAGACGGAGAGCTGGAAGCAGGAGCTGAAATCTTTGAAGCAGAGGCTGAGCAGCCAGTAGAGGAATAA
- the codY gene encoding GTP-sensing pleiotropic transcriptional regulator CodY, with the protein MSVQLLDKTRKINKLLHNNNSHKVVFNDICRVLSEILLSNILVISKKGKVLGVSICDGVDEIEELIADQVGGYVDPMLNERLLSILSTKENVNLATLGFAEENVKKYQAIITPLDIAGERLGTLFIYKSDSQYDIDDIILSEYGTTVVGLEMMRSVNEENAEETRKIQIVKSAIGTLSFSELEAITHIFEELDGNEGILVASKIADRVGITRSVIVNALRKFESAGVIESRSSGMKGTYIKVLNDVVFDELKNIKAAAK; encoded by the coding sequence ATGAGTGTACAATTATTGGATAAAACCAGGAAAATCAACAAGTTATTGCATAACAATAATTCCCATAAAGTTGTGTTCAATGATATTTGCAGAGTCCTGAGTGAAATTTTGTTATCTAATATTTTGGTCATCAGCAAAAAAGGGAAAGTATTAGGAGTCAGCATATGTGACGGAGTAGATGAGATCGAGGAGCTGATTGCTGATCAGGTAGGCGGATATGTAGATCCTATGTTAAATGAACGCCTGTTAAGTATTCTTTCCACAAAAGAGAATGTAAACCTTGCTACGTTAGGTTTTGCAGAGGAAAATGTGAAAAAGTATCAGGCCATTATTACTCCTTTAGACATTGCAGGTGAACGATTGGGAACTTTGTTTATTTACAAATCAGATTCTCAGTATGATATTGATGACATTATTCTCAGCGAGTACGGCACTACAGTTGTGGGACTTGAAATGATGCGTTCTGTAAATGAGGAAAATGCAGAGGAGACAAGAAAAATACAGATTGTAAAATCTGCAATCGGGACATTATCTTTTTCAGAGCTGGAGGCTATTACCCATATTTTTGAGGAGCTGGACGGTAATGAAGGCATTCTCGTGGCAAGTAAGATTGCTGACAGAGTAGGAATTACCCGCTCTGTAATTGTAAACGCCCTTCGCAAGTTTGAAAGCGCCGGGGTAATTGAATCTCGTTCTTCCGGAATGAAGGGAACATATATAAAGGTGCTGAACGATGTGGTTTTTGATGAGCTGAAAAATATAAAAGCCGCTGCAAAGTAA
- the topA gene encoding type I DNA topoisomerase, with amino-acid sequence MANYLVIVESPAKVKTIKKFLGSSYIVDASNGHVRDLPKSQMGIDTENDYEPKYITIRGKGEILAKLRKEVKKADKIYLATDPDREGEAISWHLMKALKLDEMKDKKVYRISFNEITKNAVKSSLKSPREIDMNLVDAQQTRRILDRIVGYSISPLLWEKVKRGLSAGRVQSVALRMICDREDEINAFIPEEYWNLEANLKAEGKKKNLIAKFYGKGKDKKVIRNKEELDQILKDLENVSYVVDDVKKGERVKKAPIPFTTSTLQQEASKVLNFSTQKTMRLAQQLYEGVDVQGHGTVGLITYLRTDSTRVADEADAAAKEYIDKTYGSQYVAKGEKTKKGTGKIQDAHEAIRPTDITLTPVIIKESLSKDLFRLYQLIWKRFTASRMQPAVYETTSIKIKAGDYQFTLSASKLTFDGFMSVYVQEDEKEETNLLFGNLEKGDVLPLDHLDYSQHFTQPPAHYTEASLVKAMEEQGIGRPSTYAPTITTIIARRYVAKENRNLYVTELGDAVNRIMKQCFTSIVDVTFTANLEYLLDKVGDGTVQWKTVVRNFYPDLHEAVEKAEKELETVTIADEVTDEICELCGRNMVVKYGPHGKFLACPGFPECKNTKPYLEKIGVPCPLCGGDVVIKKTKKGRKYYGCSNNPECEFMSWQKPSTEKCPECGSYMVEKGSKLLCSNEHCGHSMNPKEKKEIS; translated from the coding sequence ATGGCAAATTATTTAGTGATTGTAGAATCACCGGCAAAAGTAAAAACAATAAAGAAGTTTTTGGGTTCCAGCTATATAGTGGATGCCTCCAATGGACATGTAAGAGATTTACCAAAAAGCCAAATGGGCATTGACACAGAAAATGATTATGAACCAAAATATATTACAATAAGAGGAAAAGGCGAAATCCTGGCTAAGCTTCGCAAGGAAGTGAAAAAAGCAGATAAAATTTATCTTGCAACTGACCCTGACCGTGAAGGGGAGGCAATTTCATGGCATTTGATGAAAGCTTTAAAGCTGGATGAGATGAAAGATAAAAAGGTTTACCGTATCAGTTTTAATGAGATTACGAAAAATGCAGTAAAGTCCTCATTAAAATCACCTAGGGAAATTGATATGAACCTGGTGGATGCCCAGCAGACCAGAAGAATTCTGGACAGAATTGTGGGCTACAGTATCAGCCCCCTGTTATGGGAAAAGGTGAAAAGAGGATTAAGTGCAGGACGTGTTCAGTCAGTTGCGCTGAGAATGATTTGCGACAGAGAGGACGAAATCAATGCATTTATCCCAGAAGAATATTGGAATTTAGAGGCTAATCTGAAGGCTGAGGGAAAGAAAAAAAATCTGATTGCTAAGTTCTACGGAAAAGGAAAAGATAAAAAGGTTATCAGAAATAAAGAAGAGTTAGATCAAATTTTAAAAGATTTGGAGAATGTATCATATGTGGTAGATGATGTGAAAAAGGGGGAGAGAGTAAAAAAGGCTCCGATTCCTTTTACCACAAGTACTCTTCAGCAGGAGGCCTCTAAGGTCTTAAACTTTTCTACTCAAAAAACTATGCGTTTAGCTCAGCAGCTGTATGAAGGTGTAGATGTACAGGGCCACGGTACTGTAGGTTTAATTACCTATTTAAGAACAGACTCCACAAGAGTAGCAGATGAGGCTGATGCAGCAGCAAAAGAATATATTGATAAAACATACGGAAGCCAGTATGTAGCAAAAGGTGAAAAGACAAAAAAGGGAACAGGGAAAATTCAGGACGCCCACGAGGCCATTCGTCCCACAGATATAACCCTTACACCTGTTATTATTAAAGAGTCCTTATCCAAAGATTTATTTCGCTTATATCAGCTGATCTGGAAAAGATTTACAGCCAGCCGTATGCAGCCGGCCGTATATGAGACTACTTCAATAAAAATAAAGGCAGGCGATTATCAGTTCACATTGTCTGCTTCTAAATTAACCTTTGACGGTTTCATGTCAGTTTATGTTCAGGAGGATGAGAAAGAGGAAACCAATCTGCTGTTTGGCAATCTGGAAAAGGGAGATGTACTTCCTTTAGACCATTTAGATTATAGCCAGCACTTTACTCAGCCTCCGGCACACTATACGGAAGCTTCCCTGGTAAAAGCCATGGAGGAACAGGGAATCGGACGTCCAAGTACCTATGCCCCTACGATTACCACTATTATTGCAAGACGGTATGTGGCTAAAGAAAACAGAAATCTTTATGTAACAGAGCTGGGAGATGCAGTAAACCGCATTATGAAGCAGTGCTTTACCAGTATTGTAGATGTTACTTTTACTGCTAATCTGGAATATTTGCTGGATAAAGTAGGAGACGGCACGGTACAGTGGAAGACTGTTGTAAGAAACTTTTACCCAGATCTTCACGAAGCTGTGGAGAAGGCAGAAAAGGAATTGGAAACAGTTACTATTGCAGACGAGGTAACAGATGAAATCTGCGAACTGTGCGGCAGAAATATGGTTGTGAAATACGGACCTCATGGAAAGTTTTTGGCATGTCCAGGATTCCCGGAATGTAAAAACACTAAGCCGTATTTAGAAAAAATAGGAGTGCCCTGTCCTCTGTGCGGCGGAGACGTGGTTATTAAAAAAACTAAAAAAGGCAGAAAATATTATGGCTGCTCCAATAATCCGGAGTGTGAGTTTATGTCCTGGCAAAAGCCGTCCACTGAGAAATGTCCAGAATGCGGCAGTTATATGGTGGAAAAGGGAAGTAAGCTGCTGTGCTCTAATGAGCATTGTGGTCACAGCATGAACCCAAAGGAAAAGAAAGAAATTTCATAA
- the dprA gene encoding DNA-processing protein DprA, with product MDKEKLYLYWLSRLPGIGPISLRKIRDKAGSFQNIYNMEEKQLKAILGNIGTAETILKGKKKLGEMGEEYHRLEERGIKFITPYDSQYPEKLRNIYDYPMTLYIRGALPLLEKKTVAVVGTRNCSSYGRQTAESFSKVLSDCGVQVISGLARGIDSWSHKGALSGKTATFAVLGSGIDCCYPRENLQLFMKIMEDGGVISEYGPGVRPYPYQFPMRNRIISGLADGVLVVEAKEKSGSLITAELALEQGKEIFALPGRMIDELSAGCNKLIQWGGMCVTSPEQILEALGFQKGEMLRENEKNIKGLANIEKMVYSCLDLQPKSLEEVVAESGIPVGTCMSALFQLERAGYIRAVGHYYEKKLRV from the coding sequence ATGGATAAGGAAAAATTATACTTATATTGGCTGTCCAGACTGCCAGGCATAGGACCAATATCTTTAAGAAAAATAAGAGATAAAGCAGGCAGCTTTCAAAATATCTATAATATGGAAGAAAAACAACTAAAAGCCATATTAGGAAATATAGGAACAGCAGAGACAATTTTAAAGGGAAAGAAAAAATTAGGAGAAATGGGGGAAGAGTATCATAGACTGGAAGAAAGAGGAATAAAGTTTATTACTCCTTATGATAGTCAGTATCCGGAAAAATTAAGGAATATTTACGATTACCCTATGACATTATATATACGGGGAGCATTGCCCTTATTAGAGAAAAAAACTGTCGCAGTAGTAGGTACCAGAAACTGCAGCAGTTATGGAAGACAAACTGCGGAAAGCTTTTCTAAAGTATTATCAGACTGTGGAGTTCAGGTAATCAGCGGTTTAGCCAGAGGAATAGACAGTTGGAGCCACAAAGGGGCTTTATCTGGAAAAACTGCCACATTTGCAGTTTTGGGAAGCGGTATTGACTGCTGTTATCCTAGAGAAAATCTTCAGTTGTTTATGAAAATTATGGAAGATGGAGGGGTTATTTCCGAATACGGTCCAGGCGTCAGGCCGTACCCTTATCAGTTTCCAATGAGAAACCGAATTATCAGCGGGTTGGCAGATGGAGTGCTGGTTGTGGAGGCAAAAGAAAAAAGCGGATCTTTAATAACAGCAGAATTGGCGTTGGAACAGGGAAAGGAAATTTTTGCCTTGCCGGGGAGAATGATAGATGAATTAAGTGCAGGCTGTAATAAGCTAATTCAATGGGGCGGAATGTGTGTAACATCCCCGGAACAGATTTTGGAAGCATTAGGTTTTCAAAAAGGAGAAATGTTAAGAGAAAATGAAAAAAATATAAAGGGACTTGCAAATATAGAGAAAATGGTGTATAGTTGCCTCGATTTACAACCAAAATCTTTGGAAGAGGTTGTAGCCGAAAGCGGGATCCCTGTTGGAACTTGTATGAGCGCTCTTTTTCAGCTAGAAAGAGCGGGATATATCCGGGCTGTCGGCCATTACTATGAAAAAAAGTTGCGAGTGTGA